The sequence CTTACTCAATCTGGAAAACCGCCAAGCGATCATCAACTACATCATCGCTGAAAAGGTCATCAACCCAACTGCAGACCATAACTGGACCTTTACCGATAGCATCAAGGGCTTAGACCTCCGCTTCTTGACGGCAGATCGTGCAAAAGACTTGCTAGCGGATCAAGAAGGCCTGGTTTACCTCCAAGCCTCTTCTGCAAATGAAGGTTTCGGTGAGTTCCGCTTTATCTATATCGAGCCAAAAGTAGTGACACCTCCAACTGGTCAAACAGATACCAATACGAATACAGCAACTGGTCAAACTGGCGTTCAAATCACACTTCCGTCTGGTCAGGTTATTACTCTTCCAGCTGAAAAAACAGCAGCACCCGCACCAAAACACAAGCTAGCGACTACTACCTCAGCAGCAAGCAAAGCTTTACCAGCTACTGGTCAAGCCACTTCACTCCTTAGCCTAATCGGCTTCAGCCTGATTGGTTTTGTTGGTGCATTCCGCAAGAAAAAAGAAAACTAATGTTACATATGAAAGAGCTCGGATAAGTAACCGAGCCCTTTTCTTTCTAATTTAAAAATGACCAAACAACCGCAATGAGAATAGCTGGCAACATATTGGCCACGCGAATCTTTTTGTCCCAAACGATATTAACACCGACACAGAAGATGAGGGCGGAGCCGATAAAGGAGAGATTGGCAAGGGCCTGATCCGTCATCAGAGGCTCAATCAAGCGCGCCAAAAGAGTCACAGAGCCTTGAAAAATCAAAACCGGTACTGCTGAAAAGCCAGCCCCCTTGCCCAAGCTGGCCGTCATGATAAAGATGATGATAAAGTCCAGAATACTCTTAATGGCGAGGAGGGTATAATCCCCCGTCAAGCCATCTTGGATAGAACCGATAATGGCCATGGCACCGATGCAAACAGTAAGGGATGCGGTTAGAAAAGCATCTAAAAACTGTGAATCCTGACCATTGCCAGACTTTTCACGCAGCCAGATACCCAAGCGCTCAAACCAACCTTCGATATGAAGGACTTCGCCTAGAAAGGTCCCAAAAGCCAGACTGAGCACAAAGAGCAGGGTGTTCTGGGTGACCAGTTGACCATTTTCCACTCTTAAAAGACCCGTCAGCGTTCCTGAAATCCCTAAAAATAGAATAGCAACGCCGCTGGCCAAGGTTAGACCAGACTGATGCCGTTCTTTCAGTAAATGTCCAAACCAAGACCCTAGCAAACCTGCTAGGGCAATGGCCACCGTATTGATAATCGTTCCTAAGGCAAACATGGGCTACCTCAACAATTCCGTCGCGTAGCTAATGGCAGAAAGGGCATAAAGGGGAGCCGTTTCCGCTCGTAAGATACGAGGACCAAGACCTGTCTTGACCGCTCCTGCTCCTTCAAATGCAGCGACTTCCTCAGGCGACACGCCACCTTCTGGACCAACGATGACAAGGACTGATTGACCAGCGTCTAAGCCAGACAAGATTTTCACTAGATTGGCTTGTTCGCTCTTTTTTGCGGCCTCTTCATAGGCTAAGATAATCTGGTCAAATCCTGCTAGTTGCGCTAGGAAATCCGCTTTTTTCTCAAATAATCGAACAGCTGGAATGCGATTGCGTTTGCTTTGCTCGGCGGCCCCTTGGGCAATTTTTTCTAACTTTTCTGCTTTTTTTGCCAGTTTTTTACCGTCCCATTTGACCACGGACCAGTCAGCTGGAAAGGCCCAGAGGGCTGCCATGCCCAATTCCGTTGCCTTTTGGGCGACAAATTCGAGCTTATCTCCTTTTGGAAAGCCCATGGCGATGGTCACGGAAACAGGTAATTCAACATTGTCTGTTAGTTCTTCGATGATC is a genomic window of Streptococcus sp. 29896 containing:
- a CDS encoding DUF554 domain-containing protein, with the translated sequence MFALGTIINTVAIALAGLLGSWFGHLLKERHQSGLTLASGVAILFLGISGTLTGLLRVENGQLVTQNTLLFVLSLAFGTFLGEVLHIEGWFERLGIWLREKSGNGQDSQFLDAFLTASLTVCIGAMAIIGSIQDGLTGDYTLLAIKSILDFIIIFIMTASLGKGAGFSAVPVLIFQGSVTLLARLIEPLMTDQALANLSFIGSALIFCVGVNIVWDKKIRVANMLPAILIAVVWSFLN
- a CDS encoding 16S rRNA (uracil(1498)-N(3))-methyltransferase, whose protein sequence is MQQYFVNGRAPQGLFQITDKDTVKHMFSVMRLQADDQVVLVFDDGIKRLARVVDSQSQSVEIIEELTDNVELPVSVTIAMGFPKGDKLEFVAQKATELGMAALWAFPADWSVVKWDGKKLAKKAEKLEKIAQGAAEQSKRNRIPAVRLFEKKADFLAQLAGFDQIILAYEEAAKKSEQANLVKILSGLDAGQSVLVIVGPEGGVSPEEVAAFEGAGAVKTGLGPRILRAETAPLYALSAISYATELLR